ATTAGATATGGTTGGCAGTTGTTCATTAAAGGCAGTTCCTACTGCCTGACAAAATAATGACATGACCGCCCCCATTCAACCATAAGACGAATCTTAATGAGCCCCCACCTTCAACAAAATGACAGGACCTTCATAATATTAAACGCCCCCCTGCTCACGACAGGCCAATATGCAAATTATTACCTGACTTTAAGGATTGTCTTATATGCAACAGCGTGTGCCAAACATACAGTATCGGAATGAAACTGAAAATGTACTTGCACGCCATAAACCCTCTTCTTTCATCGCCTCATTCGGCAAGACGCTTATTATGGGCAGTGGCTACCATACTGTTGGCAGGGCTGCTGGCCGGGGTCTATAACTTTTTGCTCTTTACGTTCAATACCGAGTTATCCCAACGTCGCGGGTATATGAGCAGTGCCATTGCCGAAGCCCATACCTTTTTCACCACCCGCCAGGCGCTGCTGGAAAGCATCAGCCTTTCGGCGACGCGTCAGCCGCAAGGTGAGTTTGTATCGGTCTCCGCTGAAGAAATTCATTTACTCCTGGGGCCCTCACCGCAACAGCAATGGAGCCTCTGGCTGACTGAGCGCTTGCGTGATTATATGAAAGAGAAACAGGTCAACCTGGTTTACGTCAGCACAGGTGCCAACGCCAAAGTATCCCGCCTTTATAACGCCACCGATGCCGTGAGCGGTTTTTCCGAAACCATCCTGCGCCAGCTTGAATCCCTGAAACACGATGACAGTGCACTGCTCGATGAGCTGTGGTTATCCGAGCAGAACAGCCCCCATGCCCGGCTGTATATTTTTATCCGCCTGGATGAGCGCGACCCTCAATCCGGCTGGCTGGGGCTGGAAATGGATTCCGGCGAAGTCTCGACGGCCCTGAGTGATCAGAGCGCCGGGCAATTTATGATGCTCAACTCGCAGGGCTCTTTGCTGTTCACCAACAGCCTTGTGCATGCATTGGGTGACAGGCTGTTGCCGCTGCAAGACCAGAACTTCTTCGGCCTGGTCGGTAGCCGGTGGTGGCCGGATCATGTGGTTATCCGCAAACAACTCAAGTCGTCTGACTGGCAGTTGGTGTACTTCATCGACTTGCGTTCAGTCATGCTGTCGTTATGGCCGCAGTTGCTGGGGGCACTGCTGTTTTGCCTGATCAGCCTGACGTTGGTGTGGCTGTTGATGCGGCGCCTGGAGCAGCGCTTTATCGCCCCCACGATTCATCGCATCCAGGCGCTGGTCGAAAGCGAGCTGTTCAGCCGCGACGTGATTCAGACCGCACCTGTGGCGCTGTGTGTGCTGCGTCGCAGCGATGGCCAGGTGGTGCTGGAAAACACCCTGGCCCAACAATGGATGGGCCAGGGCGGTGAACGCGAAGCGTTGAGCGCCACCTGGATACAGCGCGCCTTCGGCAGTGCCGAGCCAGAGCTTACCGACTACTTTGAAACGGCCGACGGCCGCCACTTGTATTTAAGCTGTGCACCGACCCGCTATAGAAGCGAGGACGTGCTGCTGTGCGCCTTCAGCGACATCAGTACTCGCACCCAGATTGAAACAACGCTGCAACAGGCACGGCAAATAGCAGAAGCTGCCAACGAAGCCAAAACCCTGTTCCTGGCCACCATGAGCCATGAGATTCGCACACCGTTACATGGGGTGCTGGGCACGCTGGAACTGCTGGGGCGCACTCAACTGGACCCCCAGCAAAAGGATTATCTGCATGCTATCGAAAGCTCCTCCGCCACGTTGTTACAGCTGATTTGTGACGTACTGGATGTATCAAAGATCGAAGCAGGGCAACTGGCGCTGGAACTGAGCGAGTTCTCTGTGCTGGAACTGGCTCAGGAGGTTGTTCAAGCCTATGCCGCCGCTGCACAGCGCAAGGGGTTGAAACTCTACGCCTGCTATGACCCCAAGTTGCCGGACCGGGTTATAGGTGATGTGGCGCGCATTCGCCAGGTGCTCAACAACCTGTTGAGTAACGCCGTGAAATTCACCGACTCCGGCCGAGTGGTTCTGCGCTTGAGCCTGCAGAGTCGTGAAGGTGAACGGGCCAGTCTGTTGTGGCAAGTTTCAGACACGGGCAGAGGCATTCCACAGGCCGCGCAGCCTTTTATTTTCGAGCCGTTCTACCAGAGCGAAGGCAGCACCCATGGGGTGGCTGGCACCGGCCTTGGCCTGCCGATCTGCCTGCGTTTAATCCAGTTAATGAATGGCAGCATCCGCATGGTCAGTGAAGTGGGCCTGGGCAGCAGTTTTTCCCTCAGCCTGCCTTTGGAGGTGCCAGCCACCAGCGGCTTGTCAGCGGCCCTGCCCGAGCTGCTGCCGGAAACCATCCATGTGGTTTCACCTGTGCGTGAACTGGCCGAGACCGTCAGCGGTTGGCTGCGCAAGTGGGGCGCGC
This genomic stretch from Pseudomonas deceptionensis harbors:
- a CDS encoding ATP-binding protein, yielding MKLKMYLHAINPLLSSPHSARRLLWAVATILLAGLLAGVYNFLLFTFNTELSQRRGYMSSAIAEAHTFFTTRQALLESISLSATRQPQGEFVSVSAEEIHLLLGPSPQQQWSLWLTERLRDYMKEKQVNLVYVSTGANAKVSRLYNATDAVSGFSETILRQLESLKHDDSALLDELWLSEQNSPHARLYIFIRLDERDPQSGWLGLEMDSGEVSTALSDQSAGQFMMLNSQGSLLFTNSLVHALGDRLLPLQDQNFFGLVGSRWWPDHVVIRKQLKSSDWQLVYFIDLRSVMLSLWPQLLGALLFCLISLTLVWLLMRRLEQRFIAPTIHRIQALVESELFSRDVIQTAPVALCVLRRSDGQVVLENTLAQQWMGQGGEREALSATWIQRAFGSAEPELTDYFETADGRHLYLSCAPTRYRSEDVLLCAFSDISTRTQIETTLQQARQIAEAANEAKTLFLATMSHEIRTPLHGVLGTLELLGRTQLDPQQKDYLHAIESSSATLLQLICDVLDVSKIEAGQLALELSEFSVLELAQEVVQAYAAAAQRKGLKLYACYDPKLPDRVIGDVARIRQVLNNLLSNAVKFTDSGRVVLRLSLQSREGERASLLWQVSDTGRGIPQAAQPFIFEPFYQSEGSTHGVAGTGLGLPICLRLIQLMNGSIRMVSEVGLGSSFSLSLPLEVPATSGLSAALPELLPETIHVVSPVRELAETVSGWLRKWGARPQIGHPAHHQGDTAAVLLELHPGSLEQRLEPDWDGPVVLATGDGNHEPQIIDGTWKVNLNHLKAIHQAVGEAQGVQVLKPNKPNEINELKRLNLKILVAEDNVINQLIMSAQLEKLGCCVELASNGEEALSIWHKGKFDLLITDVNMPKVNGYELTRLLRSQGCLSPIIGATANAMLGEEELCLGAGMNHCLVKPFNLQALFNCLAPYEGAAHETL